GACGATTGGCAGCCTGGACAGCTTATCCGTCTAGTGAAAAACGAAGTATATTGGGAAGAACCAGCAAAAATCGATTCTGTTACATTTAAGGTTGTACCAGAAGATTTAACACGTATTGCTGAATTGGAAACAGGAGACACCCATATTTCGAATCCATTAAGTTCTTCGGATGTATCACAAATCGAAGCTAAAGAAAATTTATCAGTTGTACAGCAAGGCAGTCTGGCACTTGATTATCTTGGATTTAATACTGCAAAAGCGCCATTTGACGACAAGCTTGTCCGTCAGGCAATTACGATGGCGATTGATAAAAATCAAATAATTGACGGGATTTACGAAGGGTATGCACAAGTTGCAGAAGGACCACTTCCACCAAATGTATACGGTTATGATGAAAATGTAGAAGGACTATCTGGTGACTTGGACAAAGCAAAAGAATTACTTTCTGAAGCAGGCTTCTCGGATGGATTTACAACAACCCTTATGACAAACGATACACGTGAACGCATGGATATTGCAACCAATGTTCAAGCGCAGCTTGCGGAAATTGGTATTACCGTTGAAATCGAAGTGTTAGAATGGGGAACATATATTGAAAAACTGGATGCAGGTGAACAGGAAATGTTTATTTTAGGCTGGTCTAACAGTACTGCCCATGCGGACAATACATTTTATCCATTGTTCCACAGCGATAATCTTGGATCAGCTGGCAATACAGTTTTCTTTGATGATAAAGAAATGAATGCATTAATTGAAGAAGCTCGCCAGACCCAAGATCAAGCTGAGCAGTTAGAACTTTATAAGCAAGCAGAAGAAATGCTTGTAGATTTAGCTCCAATGACTTACTTGACACACAAAGATTATTTATTGGGTGTACGTGATGAAGTGAAGGGGTTAACGATGTACCCTTCCAAATTGTTAAATTTGAAAGAGGTATCTATTGAGGAATAAGCATACTTATTCAGGAAGCTGTCCAATCGTTTGGACAGCTTCCTCATTTTATATATTTATCTTCCAAAACCTCATAATTACGAGGCTTAAGTTCACTCCTTTCTGTTTTATTATAGGGTATTTTTTATCCATTCATTTATGATCCCAGTTATAATGTCCACCAACTTCTTTACAGCAAGCTTCATTTGCTGTCACGGACTGCAGCTGAATTACCTTAGTCCTGAAGTAAACGAATTATAAAATCTTTTATATTTACAACCCGTGGATATATTGGTTGCTCCTTAGTTCCTGTTATTATCAACGGAACCAGAGATTCTTGTTTGTGCAATGAACCGTGTGCTGCACCAGAAAGATGAACAGGTGATGATTGGGCCTTAAATTCACAACCCGGTTTCGCATTGATGACAATGAAACGCCCCGAATGGGAGTTCAAAACACTATACAACCGAATTAACGCATCTGGATAGTTGCCATAGGTGAGTCTTTGTTCATTGATCAGATTTAAATCCAGAAGCGCAGCATCCCCTTCTATACTCCATGATTGATTATAAATATCAGTAAATTTCCCGGAAGGGCGATATTTCAGTGACCCTTCTTTCATACCAGATTCTACATGAATGAAGCTTTCATTTTTCCAGGCTATAATATCAATTCTCTCATCATTTTTGAGCTGTTCGATAATAGCAGACAACGGCAGACTGTCATCCAGTACATAAATATAAGACATCCGCTGATTTACACATAGAACGATCTGATCTTTCTTATATACTGGGCGTTTTATTCTAGAGATACGGTATTTTTTTAACCATTTTCTTAAATCAATGACAAATTCTCGATGATTTGTTCCTGTTGCAGAATGACCATTATCCCCCATCACTAGCCATGTATTTTGATTAATTGCTTTCTCCCAGCTTGGATACACATCCAATATTTTTTGAATTTCTTTATCAATCTTTGTGATGCCTTTAATATCCATCGGCCCCTTTAAATGAATTCGGGCATCCATGTCCTGAAATATACAGAAAGTAAATGAAGGAAGTTTGTTCTTTCTAATAAGATACTTAAGTTCCCGAGCAGTATATTTATAGTTTCCGGTAGCTATTTGCGTTGCGACCCCCCATGGACGTATCTTTGAAAATGTTCCTAAAGAAAAGATATTTGCTGCTTCCGTTGTCCACTTTCCATATCTAAATCGCGTCAAGGCACTGAATAACTTTGGTGTTTGTAACTTTTGCGGGGTGTTTCCACGATATACAAAGGAATTAATGGAAGCTGAGTTCATTCCCTTTTTAGCTAATTCTTCATAAATTGTAGTGACTTCACTGCTCAGATGCTCATTATTCAGTCGGAAAAGCATATTATGGACCGTCCTGCGAATCCCTAACCTAAACGTTTCCCTAAAACCAGTACCGTAGTTAATAATCTCTTTTTTGGAATTATCGAACCAAGTTAAACCAGGTATATGATGTTGGTCTGCATAAGTACCTGTCAAAAGGCTGCTGTCGATTGTTACCGACATGGTTGGAAATGAAGTCACCATATTCGTAAAATAACTGCCATTTTCCATCAAAAATTGTAAAGCTGGAGCTCGTCCAGTTTGGATAGCCACTTCCAGCGGTTCAGACATCAATGAATCGATGTTCAGCAAGATTACAGGTTTCACTAATTGTTTTTGTGTTTTTATAATTATCATCCTTACATAATATCCACTGCTTTGTATGTGAATTTTTTGCCTCTTTGCTTTAAAAGGTTTATATTTTCTTTAACAGCAACTCAGCGATGGTTGGCCAGCAGCGATCTTCGAATTTTTATTATTAATATAATGATTACTTAGTGTGAGCCTTATAAAAGCAATTAAAAATTACGGCTTAAGTGAATTCCATATTACCTATTATTTTGCACAGTATCTATCATTTTATGAATGTCAGGAAAAATAAAAATAACCGCTGACACAGTTAGTGCTGTGTCAGCAGTTTGATTTTCCTTCTATATTTTATATTTTGATTCGGAACGTACAAATATTGCATGCCGAACAAGCTGGATTTCTTTAAAATCTAATTAATGTTTACATAGGAACTGTTTTTCCCATGCAAAAAGAAATAAAGTACTGTCGTAACAAGAACCATTAGCCCCATAATAATATATAAGCTACTATATCCAGTTAGAGGAATCAGATATCCAAGTACATAAGGACCGAATCCAAGACCGGCATCAAGTGCGATATAGTAAGTTGATGTTGCTAAACCAATCCGATGTGGCGGTGTCATCTTAACCGCTATTGCTTGGGTAATGGATTGCATGTTACCGAATCCAAGACCAATCAGAACACCGGCTGCTAATAAGGTAATGCTATTCGTTGTGAAGCTTAAAAGGAGCAATCCTGCACCAAACAAAATAAAAGCTGGATACATAACTGCATTTTCACCTTTTAAGTCCATTAAGCGGCCTGTAAATGGACGTGATACTAAGATAGCTGCTGCATAGACAACGAAAAAAAAGCTTGCCACATCGACAAGATTAATTTCAATCGCATAGAAATTAATAAACGAAAGCACACTGGAATAACCAAGAGATACAATAATCACAATCAGTGCAATTGGTAACGCACTTGGTTCTACAAAATCAGAAAACTTTAATTTCTTTCTTTCAGTAGCTTTTATAGGTGTTTCGATGACTGGCACCTTAACAAACAGAGATATAATAAAACTAATAACCGCTAATGCAAGACAAAAACCAAAAATCACTTGATAGCTCGTATGTGAGCTCATATATAATCCAAAGAATGGCCCAATTGCAGTTGCCAATGTAATACTCATGCTGAAATAGCCGATTCCTTCCCCTTTTCGGTCATCAGGAATCACCTTAGCAATAATAGTTCCTGTCGCTGTACTTGCCACCCCTAATGCAATTCCGTGCAATAAACGGGTTATCAGCAGAATTTCTATTCCTGCATGAATAAAGTATAAAAGGGATGTTAAAATAAAAAAGATAAGCCCATAATATAAAACTTGCTTGTTTCCAATAGAAGAAATCATTCGTCCAATAAATAAACGTCCTACTAATGTTCCGATGATAAATATACCTGTTACAAGACCAGCTACACTCTCTGAAACTTGATATTTATCGACTGCATAAACAGCCATCGTTACTAATAATAGGTAAAAAACTAAATACAAGAAAAAATTTGCTGCTGCTACAATAATAAAATTTTTCGTCCATAATTGAGATTTTGTTTGTTTCACAGTATCTATCACTTCACTTCTTAATATTATTTTTAATTTCTTCCATCACACGAATGAAATCAATCAATTCTGATTCCGAGATGTCTTTTAGAATTTCCTTTTCAAACTGATCAATGGTCACACGTACTTCCTCATAAACAGCTATTCCTCGTTCAGTCAGCTGCATACGTTTTTCGCGTTTGTCTCTCCCAGCAACCTGTTCGACATACCCCATTTCCTCTAAGCTGGCGAAGGTTCTAGTGATCGTAGGCTTCTCCACACCTTGATAATGAGAAATTTCCACAAGTGTTGCATTGCCATAATTGTACAAGTAATACAATACAGTCCACTGTGCACGATGCAGATTATGTTTATTCAACAGGACATTAAGCCGGTTTTCAAAAGGACGGTATAACATTATTAGTTGATGGAAAAACTTCTGTGCAAATTTTATGGGAAACGCCTCCTATAATAGTTACCATAGTTAACAGTTATCTTAGGTAACTATTATCCATGGTAACAGAATTTAAGCAAACTGTCTAGATGGTGCTGAAGTTACTATTAAAAGTTTCTATAAGCTATAAACAAAATTATTCTTTTAGATGAATATAATTATTCTTAGATAAAAGATAGATAAATAATCATATTAAACGCCCAAACCTTGTTAGATGAGATTTTTCTCTAACTTTTCCTGACGGGTAGTTCAACCTATATGCAATATGGTTATCTACCTTTTTTATTGTTTTCTATACTATTTAATCACGCTCCTTTCTAACAGTTTACGTAGAATATCGTAAATCTAAGAAAGGAGAGATTTTATGTTAAATTTTTCAATGATTGACTTGGTCCGACGCAATGGGAAAAAGTTTGACAAAAATATAAGGGGAGAAATGGTTAACTTTTATCGGCCTTTTCGTTATATCCCTTGTTTCCTGCAAAGCTCTATAGAGCGAGTTAGAAAAAAGACAAAGAAATTACCAGTTGTAATAAAATTTGCCCCAGATTCCTTTGCTTCTGGTTTAAACAATGTAAAGGAAACAAAGTGTCGTTCTCTTCGCGAATATCCTTCAATATCTTGTTGTTCAGCTAAATTATCTGTAAAAAATATTGAGCATTTAATTAATAACTGCAACCATATTCAAAAAATCTATTTAGACAGAAAGGTAACAACTTTACTGGATACTGCTTCCCCGGCAGTAAACTCTGATGTGTTAAAAGATAATGGGTTAACAGGAGAAGGCGTAACCATTGCAGTTATCGATACAGGTATACATCCACATGAAGATTTACAAGATCGCATTATTGGTTTTAAGGATTTGGTTAATGGCAAATCTGATCCCTATGATGATAACGGTCATGGAACCCATTGTGCAGGAGATGCGGCAGGCAATGGCTTGTTATCAAATGGCCAATATGAGGCTCCAGCATCACAAGCTAATTTAGTTGGTGTTAAAGTACTGGATAAAATGGGGGCTGGTTCATTATCAACTGTTATTGAAGGGATTGAATGGTGTATCCAGCATCAGTCCGAATATAATATT
This region of Oceanobacillus sp. FSL K6-2867 genomic DNA includes:
- a CDS encoding glutathione ABC transporter substrate-binding protein, which gives rise to MFESLKKYSLLLVSIFFLAVILTACASEPEESSSSSKGGEETAGGKDLVISTASDAISLDPAGANDVPSFDVQNNIFERLVSYDQNMELQPGLAKSWEQIDETTWEFKLREGVTFHDGSEFNAEAVKANIERINDPEVAAPAAYLLDMISEVVVIDDYTVQFKTEFPYSGLPSNLSHSVSGMVSPEQIREDYAAMEEGESVGSVINANPIGTGFLKFDDWQPGQLIRLVKNEVYWEEPAKIDSVTFKVVPEDLTRIAELETGDTHISNPLSSSDVSQIEAKENLSVVQQGSLALDYLGFNTAKAPFDDKLVRQAITMAIDKNQIIDGIYEGYAQVAEGPLPPNVYGYDENVEGLSGDLDKAKELLSEAGFSDGFTTTLMTNDTRERMDIATNVQAQLAEIGITVEIEVLEWGTYIEKLDAGEQEMFILGWSNSTAHADNTFYPLFHSDNLGSAGNTVFFDDKEMNALIEEARQTQDQAEQLELYKQAEEMLVDLAPMTYLTHKDYLLGVRDEVKGLTMYPSKLLNLKEVSIEE
- a CDS encoding alkaline phosphatase family protein — its product is MIIIKTQKQLVKPVILLNIDSLMSEPLEVAIQTGRAPALQFLMENGSYFTNMVTSFPTMSVTIDSSLLTGTYADQHHIPGLTWFDNSKKEIINYGTGFRETFRLGIRRTVHNMLFRLNNEHLSSEVTTIYEELAKKGMNSASINSFVYRGNTPQKLQTPKLFSALTRFRYGKWTTEAANIFSLGTFSKIRPWGVATQIATGNYKYTARELKYLIRKNKLPSFTFCIFQDMDARIHLKGPMDIKGITKIDKEIQKILDVYPSWEKAINQNTWLVMGDNGHSATGTNHREFVIDLRKWLKKYRISRIKRPVYKKDQIVLCVNQRMSYIYVLDDSLPLSAIIEQLKNDERIDIIAWKNESFIHVESGMKEGSLKYRPSGKFTDIYNQSWSIEGDAALLDLNLINEQRLTYGNYPDALIRLYSVLNSHSGRFIVINAKPGCEFKAQSSPVHLSGAAHGSLHKQESLVPLIITGTKEQPIYPRVVNIKDFIIRLLQD
- a CDS encoding MFS transporter, which produces MKQTKSQLWTKNFIIVAAANFFLYLVFYLLLVTMAVYAVDKYQVSESVAGLVTGIFIIGTLVGRLFIGRMISSIGNKQVLYYGLIFFILTSLLYFIHAGIEILLITRLLHGIALGVASTATGTIIAKVIPDDRKGEGIGYFSMSITLATAIGPFFGLYMSSHTSYQVIFGFCLALAVISFIISLFVKVPVIETPIKATERKKLKFSDFVEPSALPIALIVIIVSLGYSSVLSFINFYAIEINLVDVASFFFVVYAAAILVSRPFTGRLMDLKGENAVMYPAFILFGAGLLLLSFTTNSITLLAAGVLIGLGFGNMQSITQAIAVKMTPPHRIGLATSTYYIALDAGLGFGPYVLGYLIPLTGYSSLYIIMGLMVLVTTVLYFFLHGKNSSYVNIN
- a CDS encoding MarR family transcriptional regulator, producing the protein MNKHNLHRAQWTVLYYLYNYGNATLVEISHYQGVEKPTITRTFASLEEMGYVEQVAGRDKREKRMQLTERGIAVYEEVRVTIDQFEKEILKDISESELIDFIRVMEEIKNNIKK
- a CDS encoding S8 family peptidase, with translation MLNFSMIDLVRRNGKKFDKNIRGEMVNFYRPFRYIPCFLQSSIERVRKKTKKLPVVIKFAPDSFASGLNNVKETKCRSLREYPSISCCSAKLSVKNIEHLINNCNHIQKIYLDRKVTTLLDTASPAVNSDVLKDNGLTGEGVTIAVIDTGIHPHEDLQDRIIGFKDLVNGKSDPYDDNGHGTHCAGDAAGNGLLSNGQYEAPASQANLVGVKVLDKMGAGSLSTVIEGIEWCIQHQSEYNIDILSLSLGSDAVAPAEDDPVVNAVEIAWDNGMVVCVAAGNSGPGEQTIASPGISRKVITVGAADDNNTADRSDDSVADFSSRGPTIDGLIKPDLLTPGVDIISLRAPRSFLDKTNKAARVDTHYMSLSGTSMATPICAGVIAQLLQNDPNLTPDQVKEKLLNACDDLGQSPHIQGAGYLNASKLIEG